A window of Kangiella sp. TOML190 genomic DNA:
CTTCACCGCAGGTAAAAAAGAAGTACGCGCTTGGCAAGTCAAAATCGGCGCCACGGCCCCGCAAGCGGCCGGCGTTATCCACACTGACTTTGAAAAAGGCTTTATCCGCGCCGAAGTCACCGCCTATGATGATTATATCGCTGGCAATGGCGAAGCAGGCGCCAAAGAAGCCGGCAAATGGCGCCTAGAAGGCAAAGACTATATCGTGCAAGATGGTGACGTGATGCACTTTAGATTTAACGTTTAAAATTTGCTGGTCATTGCGCGCCATTGACAACAATGGCGCGGTAATCTCTTGTAATAAAGCTAGCGTCATCCCCGTCTAGCCAAAGGAAATCCCTTTAGGGAAAAGTGAGAATCCGCTAATCCCAGCAGCTAACATCAAGAGGTTACTTGATCGCTAACGCGTCCCATTATAATGAGTAAAAAATAACTGATGGTTTTACCGCTTTAGGCTTGACAAAAAGCCCCAAAATCACCAAAATACGCGCCACTGAATTTATGGCTATGTAGCTCAGCTGGTTAGAGCACAGCATTCATAATGCTGGGGTCGGTGGTTCAAGTCCACCCATAGCTACCATATTGTTTTAATGGTTTCCTAATGCTTCCAGTTAGGGTATCATTTCGCAAATTCGGAGAGGTGACAGAGCGGCCGAATGTACCGGTCTTGAAAACCGGCGTGGGTTAATAGCCCACCGTGGGTTCAAATCCCACCCTCTCCGCCATATAAAAAAGTCGAAAGACTACAAAGCCCGCTAATTAGCGGGCTTTTTTGTGAGTTTTGATTATCCAACCTTCTTTTTTAATTGATCTTGCAGACTTAATCCGTTTTTGATCTTCTCAGCCATGAGAAATATCCCACGCCCATTACTTTTCTCTTCCCAGAGCTTCCCAACCAATTCCTTTTGCTTAGTATCAGGATCATTGATCAAATGGGCACCTTTGTATTCAACTACAAAAATACGACCATCGGTTAGTTTAACGACGAAGTCGGGGTAAAACCATCCAGTAGCTTTGGCAATCTTAAAAGAACTTTCCTTTCGGTTTTCTAAATTGCGTACCCAAAACTCCACTTCAGGCAGGCGATCGATCAGCATGGCACACTCAGCTTCTTCGCCAGAGTCTTTAAGCTCACCAACTCGATGATTGCCATAGTAATGCTTTTGAAACTGATAAGCCCCCCTGTACACCTTGGTGGCAGGATAAGCATTTACCGGAAAATCAAAGTCGAACTGGTTATCAGCACTTGAAACCACAACTTCAGGATCATTAAACAAATACTGCTGGAAACACTGCTCTTTGGCAGATAAATAATGCTGTTTGATTTTTTCACGAATAGCTTTCGCCAAACGATATTTCGCACGTACCAATTGCGCCAGTGAATAGTCTTTTCGCTGCAAATCCACAACTTGCCGAATAAATTCTATCCTAACCAATTGACTAATCGATTTATCCCTTACCTCTTTATCCAGCCACAATACCAAAAGCTTTTCATCCCACTCGGTAGTTAGCCCAGCTAATTGATAAGTAGCCTCTTCTTGTTGAACTTGCCATTTATACACTCCTTTATCGACATCGTGCTCAGTAGTAACCACAGTTTCTTCTGCATTAAATTCACTAATGGTTAGCTCTGCTGAAAAGTCCAACAAGCTCCAGCCGCCGATCTCCAAAGGTAAATCATGATCCAATAAATCCAGCTCGCCTTGATACTCTAAAGACAATCGCGGAACCTTAAATGCTTTTCCTTGCAAAGCAGGGCTATCAAGCCTTTGTTTTACTTGTTTTTGATAGTCGAGTTGTTTTTTGATGTCTTTTTGCTGTTTTTTGGCAATGGCCTGCATCAAAATTTCTTGCTCAATATCATTCAAGGCTTCTGAAACCGTAACCTTTGTATGTCCGGCACTAGTTTTTTCAATGGTAACTTTATCTTTGACTGACTCATCAAGTAGTCCTTGATCAAAGGCTTCTAGTTCAAACTCCACCGCTGGAACTTCGGTTTCCTCGAGACTATCGTTCAACTCCAGCTGTGGCGCTTGCAGGTTATCGTCAACTTCTTCCGCGGCGAAGCCTAACCCTTCAACCAGCGCATCTTTAAGCTCAGTTGCTGCTTTAATAAAATTGGGCTCGCAAATATGCGCATAAGCCTTGTTCAAGGCCTCGCTGGAACGCTTAGTTGCATAAGGCATCCGCAAAACCCGCCCTAACAATTGCTCTACATCCGTTGAGCTTTTGATATTGGCAACCGAGCAAAAAACGTAAGCAAAAGAACAGTCCCATCCCTCTTTTAATGCTTTAACGGTAATCACATAATCAATCGGGCACTTAGGATCAAACAAATCAATCCCATCGAGTTCCTGCTGATTGCCCGTCACCACCGCAATTTTTTCTTCTGCAACTTGCTCATTCTCGATTAAATGCTGCTTTAAGATTTCAGCAGTAACTTCCTGATCTTTATTTTGTGCCTGAAACAACACAATGGGCCGAATATACTGTTTATCATTCAGTGCTTCCTTTGCCAAAATTTCGCGCTCGCTAATGGCTCCTGACACGGAAGCCTGCCAACTTTTGTGGGTACTTAACTTAATCGGCAACTTAATCATATCTTCGTTTTTAAGCGCCGAAGCAGAAACGCTGAATAGCACATTCGAGCGTGGCTTGGGCGTTGCGGTATATTCGATAATGCAAGCCGGATTGATTCGCTCTTGCATATCGCGCGTAAGCCCCGTCACCGCATTATGCGCCTCATCCACAATCATCAGGGGGTTATACAAATACAATAAATTGGCAAAAGAGAATTTCACCTTGCCGCTCTCGTCTTTTTCAAGTCCATCGATGGCCTGTACATTTGGGATCGCCGCGAAATGGGCTTCCAGATGCTCGTTGTGGGCATAAACCTTACGACCTTCGGTATTAGAAATACGTAAGGTCTGAATGGTGGAAATAATAATACAGGCAGAGCCTTTAAAATCGATTGGACGGACCTGTGCAAATTCGGAAATATCAAAAACCCGTACTCGCCCATCAAATTCATCGTCTAACACTTGTCGATAGGGGTGGGCAGGATTTTTTAAAGCCTTTAAGGTCTGCTCCCGAATAGCTTTTGAGGGTACAAACCAGATCGCCACGGGAAAATCCCTCTCCAAATAGCTATGGCTGGCCATTTTAATGGTGTGTGAAGCCAAAATGGTTTTACCGCCGCCCGTGGGGATGCGAATACAGGCATAAGGGACATCAGGTAGGTTTTTTAGTGGAAAATAAGCACTTTGGTATTTCCCCAGCTGAATATTTTTAGTTGCTACTTCAAAAGCGCTTTTGGCACTACTAGTTTCGCGGGTTTTCTCTAAAAAAGTTCTTAGCGTTTTTAGAGCTGCTTTTTGATATTTTTTTAATTGCATTGTTGTTCTAATTTCCTTTGTATTTTCCTTCTAACTTCAGCTATTTATCACGCCTTAATATCATAAGGCGTTTGTTTAAAGGTGATGTTATGTTGCTCTAATTTCGCTTGCCCAATGCGGCAGGACTCGCCATAAACAACCCATTCGCCATTAAAATCAGGCGCTTCATGTTTAAGAGTATCCAATAGTTGTTTTAAAATTGCGCGAGTTAATACATTACCATTTTGCGGCTTTTTATCGCCCAAAACGCCGTTATAGAGCAAAAAATAGGTCTTCTCACCTTCAAAGCCCAATAAAGGCGATTTCGGATTAGCGGGATTAGTCATGGGTTTGCCCGTTTCGGCGAACCAAATATGTGCCGCTAAAGGTGCAAATTTGATATTGGCGTTAATAAGGCCTTCTTCATCAAACACGGTTTCGCCAAGCTGG
This region includes:
- a CDS encoding DEAD/DEAH box helicase, which translates into the protein MQLKKYQKAALKTLRTFLEKTRETSSAKSAFEVATKNIQLGKYQSAYFPLKNLPDVPYACIRIPTGGGKTILASHTIKMASHSYLERDFPVAIWFVPSKAIREQTLKALKNPAHPYRQVLDDEFDGRVRVFDISEFAQVRPIDFKGSACIIISTIQTLRISNTEGRKVYAHNEHLEAHFAAIPNVQAIDGLEKDESGKVKFSFANLLYLYNPLMIVDEAHNAVTGLTRDMQERINPACIIEYTATPKPRSNVLFSVSASALKNEDMIKLPIKLSTHKSWQASVSGAISEREILAKEALNDKQYIRPIVLFQAQNKDQEVTAEILKQHLIENEQVAEEKIAVVTGNQQELDGIDLFDPKCPIDYVITVKALKEGWDCSFAYVFCSVANIKSSTDVEQLLGRVLRMPYATKRSSEALNKAYAHICEPNFIKAATELKDALVEGLGFAAEEVDDNLQAPQLELNDSLEETEVPAVEFELEAFDQGLLDESVKDKVTIEKTSAGHTKVTVSEALNDIEQEILMQAIAKKQQKDIKKQLDYQKQVKQRLDSPALQGKAFKVPRLSLEYQGELDLLDHDLPLEIGGWSLLDFSAELTISEFNAEETVVTTEHDVDKGVYKWQVQQEEATYQLAGLTTEWDEKLLVLWLDKEVRDKSISQLVRIEFIRQVVDLQRKDYSLAQLVRAKYRLAKAIREKIKQHYLSAKEQCFQQYLFNDPEVVVSSADNQFDFDFPVNAYPATKVYRGAYQFQKHYYGNHRVGELKDSGEEAECAMLIDRLPEVEFWVRNLENRKESSFKIAKATGWFYPDFVVKLTDGRIFVVEYKGAHLINDPDTKQKELVGKLWEEKSNGRGIFLMAEKIKNGLSLQDQLKKKVG